A segment of the Cohnella algarum genome:
CAGCCTGACCCCGAGCGGCAAAGATCTGGACGACGTTTTTTACGCCCTGATCGTCTGGGGAAAACGGCATTTGCAAAAATGTTATAAAAAGCTGACTCACCGCTCCTGCGGCCACGAGGTTCGGGTATCGTACCGGTGCGACCACTGCGGGCGGGAAGTCGAAAAGGCGGATTTGGCCGTCGTAAATTTGGCACCCGGGGAACGCGGTCCGGCGGCCGACGCTTAAGCTTGCGTCCGGGCGGGCGCTCCCCACAGCCTTTCGACCCGGCGTTCGAACACGCGGACGCCTCGGTCGAGCAGCAAGCCGCACGCGCCGATGCAGACGATACCCGCCAGCACGAGATCCAGGCGGAGGGTATTGCGGCTGTCGATAATGAGAAAACCGAGTCCGGACTGGGAACCGACCATCTCCCCGGATACGAGAAAAATCCAGGAGGTGCCGATCGCGATATGCAAGCCGTTCGCGATGGACGGGAACGCGGCGGGGAATATGATTTTGGTCAGCAGCGGCCGGCCACCGATTCCGAAGTTTGCCGCCATTTTCAAATAGCTTCCGTCCACTTTGCGAATGCCCGAAACGGTGGATAACAGAACCGGGAAAAACCCGGCCAAAAAAATAATGACGATCGCGGGCGCATTGCCGATGCCGAACCACAGCACGATAAACGGGGACCAGGCGATCGGCGAAATCGGCCGGACGAGCTGAACGACCGGATCGATCATGGCCCACAGCAAGCGCGTCCTTCCGAGGGCAAGGCCAAGCGCGATGCCCGCGGCCGATGCGGAGAGGTAGCCCGCCGCGAACCGGAGCAGGCTGACTTTCAAATGCGCGAACAGCGCTCCGCTGGCGGCGAGCTCGCCCAGTCCCCGAAGCACGTCCAG
Coding sequences within it:
- a CDS encoding ABC transporter permease, with the protein product MKPIRKSFCALIGSLVLLLVWQLAVWIGNYEKSLLPAPLDVLRGLGELAASGALFAHLKVSLLRFAAGYLSASAAGIALGLALGRTRLLWAMIDPVVQLVRPISPIAWSPFIVLWFGIGNAPAIVIIFLAGFFPVLLSTVSGIRKVDGSYLKMAANFGIGGRPLLTKIIFPAAFPSIANGLHIAIGTSWIFLVSGEMVGSQSGLGFLIIDSRNTLRLDLVLAGIVCIGACGLLLDRGVRVFERRVERLWGAPARTQA